The genomic stretch AAGTCTGTTTATGGTTCATGCCCAAGATCACCTTATGAATGCGATAACAATTAAGGATCTAGCTTCTGAAATTATCCGTTTGCATGAAATCATTCAAGAACAACTACTAAAATAATGCGCTAATCCATTTATAAGGGGGAATAGTGGTGAAAAAAATTTTACTCGTTTGTGCTGCCGGGATGTCGACCAGTTTGTTGGTAACTAAAATGGAAGCCGCGGCAAAGGCAAAAGGATTGGATGTAGAAATTTCTGCAAGTGCAGGCGGAGATCTTTCAAAGGAGGTGGAAGATATCGACATTCTCCTGCTCGGTCCGCAAATAAGCTTTAAAAAAGATGAGTATCAGAAAAAATACGGAGACAAAATTCCAATTGAAGTGATTGACCCGGTCGATTACGGCATGATGAACGGGGAAAAAGTATTGGATCAAGCGTTAAAACTGATTGAAGGAAAGTAATTGCTTCGATGGCGATTAAGGGTAATGAAGAATAAAAAATGGAGGGAAACATATGAACCTAAATATGGAGGGACTGCAAAATAAGATTTTGCCGGTTGCAACGAAAATTTCTAACAATAAATATTTAAGTTCCATAACCGATGGTTTGTCATCCGTTTTGCCGGCAATTCTTGTGGGTGCTATTTGTACTTTGCTCAACAATTTACCATGGGATCCTTATCAAAAACTTCTTGACTCCATCGGAATCAAACCTTATCTATCCATTGCCGTTAACTTTACAACAGATATTATCGCCTTGCTGGCTGTATACTTTATCGCAATGAATTTGGTGAGAAAATTTGATATGGATGGTGCTATTGCCGGATCCTTTGGTATTATATCATTCCTCATCCTTACACCGTTACAGAAGGTAGAAAGTGATGGCACGGTTTCAAATCTCATACCGTTCACATGGTTAGGCGCAACGGGATTATTTGTGGCCATCATACTCGGTCTTTCCGTTGGGAGGCTTTACGTCGCAATTATTAAAAAAGGATTGATTATTAAAATGCCTGAAGGCGTTCCGCCAACAATTACAAAATCTTTTGCCGGGCTGATTCCGGGATTTATCATTATCGGACTCGTTTTGATCGTGAAATTCATTTTTGATTGTACGCCTTATGGAAGTTTGCATCAGTTTATTTACACGTTTATTCAAACTCCTTTGCAAGGATTGGGCGGAAGCATATGGTCATATCTGTTGGTCATGTTTTTAGCACATTTTCTTTGGCTGTTCGGCATCCATGGCATGATGGTAGTTTTGTCAGTGATGATGCCGATATGGATGGCTTTAGACTTGGAAAATCTTAATGCTTATAATGCCGGGGAACCTCTTCCGAATATTGTCGGGCTTGCCTTTTGTATGGTATACACCTTGCTTGGAGGTTCCGGGGCCACATTAGGATTGAACTTATTGATGCTGTTTCGTTCAAAAAGCAAACGTTATAAAACTTTAGGCAGATTAGCCATTCCCGCAGGGATCTGCGGAATCAATGAACCGATTATTTTTGGAACGCCGATCATCTTAAATCCGTTATTGGCCATCCCCTTTATACTGGCACCTCTTACCTTATCGATTCTTGCTTATATTGCAACGGTTATCGGTCTTGTCCCGCATTTAATGGGAGCCCAATTGCCTTTGGGTGTACCGATTATTGCTTCTGGATTTTTACAAGGCAGCTGGAGAATAGTCATTTTACAAATCGTTCTCGTGTTTGTGGCCACGGCGATTTATTATCCCTTCTATAAAATAGCCGAAAAGAAAGCTGTTGAAGAAGAAACGCAAGGGGAAAAAACAAACTGAAGACGCTAACTTCCAATTGATCAGGAGGTGTTTGACTTGCGAAACCATCCATTGAAACCGTTTCCGAAAGACTTTTTATGGGGCGCATCTACTTCTGCCTATCAAGTGGAAGGGGCATGGAACGAGGACGGAAAAGGGCCTTCGGTCATGGATGTGGCCGAGCATCCAAAAGAAGTGACGGATTTTAAAGTGGCGAGTGATCATTACCACCGCTATAAAGAAGATATCGCCTTGTTCGCCGAATTGGGCTTAAAAGCGTACCGTTTTTCCATATCATGGTCTCGCATTTTCCCGGAAGGCACCGGCGAAGTAAATCAAAAGGGCATCGATTTTTATAATAACCTCATCAACGAATTGAAAAAACACCATATTGAACCGGTTGTGACGATGTATCATTTCGATTTGCCCTATGCCTTGCAAAAGAAAGGCGGATGGCTGAATCGGGAAACCATTGACGCCTATGAAAACTATGCGAAAACATTATTTGAAAACTTTGGAGATCGGGTGAAATATTGGTTGACCATCAATGAACAAAACGTAATGATTCTGTTCGGTGAACTTCTTGGGACCGTTGATCGCAATGCGGAAAATCCGAAGAAAGAGCTGTATCAGCAAAACCATCATATGTTCGTGGCCCAAGCGAAGGCGATGATTTTGTGCCACAGGATGCTGCCGGATGCCAAAATCGGTCCTGCACCGAACATTTCCGCCGTATACCCGATCAGTCCGCAACCGGAAGATGTGTTGGCCGCCCATACATTCAGCTCGCTCCGGAATTGGCTATATTTGGACGCGGCGGTTTTTGGCCGCTACAACAGCACGGTGTGGAGTTATCTGGAAAAGAAACAGGCCATACCAGAGATTCAAGACGGGGACATGGCTATTTTAAAAGAGGCCAAACCGGATTTCATTGCTTTCAATTATTATAGTACGATGACCGTGGGGGCAAATTTGCCCCAAAAAGTGTCCAATAATAAAAGGGAAGACCAGCAAATGGCTTTCGAAGAACCAGGGTTTTTCAAAGGCCATCCGAATCCGAATTTACCCAAAACAGAGTATGGATGGGAAATCGATCCGGTGGGTTTGAGGACGACATTAAGGGAAATATATGAACGCTATCATCTTCCTCTCCTGATTACGGAAAACGGTCTCGGCGCTCAGGACCGATTGGAAGAAGGCGATGTTGTAAACGATGATTATCGGATCGATTATTTGCAAAAACATATTGAACAATGCCGCCTTGCCTTGGATGACGGAGTGGAATTGATCGGTTACTGCCCTTGGTCCGCCATTGATTTAGTCAGCACTCATCAAGGAATAAGCAAACGTTACGGATTCATTTATGTGAACCGCGATGAATTTGATTTAAAAGATTTGCGGAGGATTCCAAAGAAAAGCTTTTATTGGTACAAAAAAGTCATTGCCTCCAACGGCGAAGATTTGGCCAATGAATAAAAGTCTTTAAGAATATTAAACCTCCCCGGAAGACAGTACGTACAAACTGTCCAGAAGGGGAGGATTTTTTTGAAAATCATCGCTTTTGTTCTTAACTAAGCCAATTGAAGGTGATCTGGCATTCTTTTGAAAAATCGCTAAGAGCACTGAAAAACGGCAGATCAAATCTGCCCCTTAAACCCAGTGGCAAAGAATGGCTTGATTGACTGTATGCCTATTAAGATTCCATCCCTGTTTTCCGTCCGCTTAATAATAGAAAACCAATTTTTTCATATCCCCCACTCGAACCACCTCCCGTGCCCGGCCGTTTTTCCGATCGTTTTTTCGACTTTTTGGCCGTTGATGAAATAATCGAGATGAAGTTCGCCGTCTGCGATGTTGTTGTATAAATGGAAGACATCCCGTCTTTTCCCGATCGTTTCCATTTCCTTCAACAATCGGATTTTCCCTTCCGGGGGGATTTGATTGGCCACATGGGTATGGAAGACGCAAAGGGCGGAATCGGCGGGGATTTGGCCGGCGATGCGGGGAAGAAGCGCCACGCCGTCACCTTCGATCAAATGTAAGGCCGCTTCTTTTGCCAGCCGGGAAGCCTTGAAAAATAATTCCCTTCTTTCCTCGTGTTCAGGCCAGATCAAGGCCAAAAGCCACAATTCGTCCTCGGGATCGGACAGATCAAGGATATGCAGATCCAAGCCGATGCGATGGCTGACCGGGGGCGGGTCCTTTTCCATGAAGGGAAAATTGCCTCCGCGGATTTCCCCGCGGATCCGGATTTCGGAGCTTGCGTTTCCGAAAACTTCGCCCGTTCCGTAGGAATAGCTGTATTGATCCCATAACAGCAGCAGGCCGGCGCTCGTGCCAATTTCGATGCAGGCCAACGGTTTCGCCGCGGTCCGGTAAATATGGCAAAAGGCCGGATACAGATACGCGCAGCGTCCCACTTCATTGGTTTGCACCAATTTCGACTGGAGAAGGGAAATGATTTCCTCCCGGTACATGCGGCAAAAGTCTTTAAAGGGAAGAAAAGCCTCCTCTTTGTTTCGGGGATTGGCCGTCAGGCTCGGATAGTATTCCCGCAATTCATGACCGCTTCCTTTCAGCAAAAGGTAATGAACCGTTCCGAAAAGCAAATTGGGGACGGGCTGGCCTTTCTTGGCGAACGAACAAAGGGCCAGCAGTTCCCCGTCTTCGGCAATCGCGAGCGATAATTGTTCATAGAGCCCGCTCGAACCTCGGCATTCCTCGGCGGCGAAGCGTCGAAACCGCACGGCCATCATCTCCAAATTCATCGTTCCACGCTCCTGAAAATAGCAATTTTATAAAATTTTCCATTATTATAACATATCCGGCACGGACCTTTTTCCCAACCGCAGACGGATAATCCGGCGGCCGCAAAAAGGAAAACCAATTTTTTCGCCTCATCGGCATTCCCGCCTCCGGCAACAGTATCCAGTCCGCAAGCCCCAATCCTGTATTTTCTTGTTACAAAAGCATTTTTTGCTTAAGATAGTTGAAACAACAGTCACCGATTTTGCAATCACATAATGTATAGTGTCCGGACAATAAAAAAAGCTCAAGGAGGATCGATATGTCAAACAACAAATGGATGAATGATTTTTATGACATGGTTGAGGCAGGGGGAACGAGCCGCTTATCCAAACAAACCTTGGCCAATATTCTCGTCATTTTAGCCCTGATTACCCAAGTCGGGATCATTCGCATCCTATTTGAAGAAGCAGAGAAGCTGGAAGAAGCCATTGAAGAGACATTCAAGAAAAAGCATTCCCGCAAACACGATGGCGATAAATGCGAAAAAGACGATAAAGACGATAAAGACGATGATCTGAAAGGCATCACGGAACTTAATAAGTCCGTCGCAGAGGTGCTCGAACAGCTTTGCTGCCTGAAAGAAGCCGTCGTCGATGAATTGAAATTGGGATTTAAATTGCTCGATTAGAGGGGATTGTTTTCCCCTCTTTTTTATTTTATTTGTGGGAATGGGAATCTTTTATCCTTCAAAAATTGATAAACTGTTGTTGGAATCCGATGGGCCACGGTAACAGTGGGCATGATCAGTACATATTCTATTCTGTTATTGTGGATATTTTCAATACAATGGGTAAGATTCGCTGCCGGCAATTTTTAAAAGAGGGTGACGGCGGCAACTATCGCCCTTTAACGGCTCAGGTTTTTTTGATTTCCATGTAAAAAGCCGTTAAAAATTTCCGCACGTTTATTCGGCACTTCGTTGTCTTTTCTCCCGCTTCGAGTTCGTTCATGCGCTTCCGGATTTCGGCAAAATCAAACAGCCGGGGGGCGAAGTGCTCGAACGTGGGGTTCGTGTAGTCGGTGAGCCCGAGGGAGGACAAATGGGTAAAGGCTTGCAGCACGATGCGGCGGATTCGCTGTTCCATCGCGCGGACTTCTTTTTGTACGGCCGGTTTGTCATGACGGGGGCCGTGGGTTTTTTCCACAAGTTCCGTGTATAATTCTTTTAAAGGAGGCAGTTCGTGAACGGTCCGTCCCTGCTTTTCCCGCTCCGCCATCCAGCGCATGATCAGCAATAAATCGGACGCCCCCGTTTCCCCGGCAATGCCCAGCAAAAGAAGGAGATGCTGCGCCTTTTGTTCCAGCGGCGTTTGTCCGGTTTGATGCGAAGGGGAGGTTTCCGCTTCCTGATCCAACGTCTGCAACAGCTGCCGGATCGAGTCGAGGGAGTGGGCGATCGAGAGATGTTCCGCCACCCGCTTCAATACCGCCGCCACTTCGTGGCGGTTGATCGGCTTTTGGATGTACGTATCGACGCCGTGAAGGTATGCCTGCCCGACCATTTCTTTATTTTCCACTTGGGAAATCATGACAAACTGTCCGGTAAACCCTTCCTCTTTTAATTTTTTCATCGTTTGGATGCCGTCGCGTCCAGGCATCAGCAAATCGATCAGCACGACGTCGACGGAATACAATTGGTTCGCAGATACGTCCAAGCCGTCTTCCGCTTGTCCGACGACTTCCCCGAGCCGGTTTTCCGCAATGATTTTTTCCAGCATTTTTCGCACGACGGCGTCATCCTCAATGAGAAAAAAGCGGAGCGGCATTACTTGCGTTCCTCCTTTCGCAACAGCTGGCCGGTGGGAATGGAAAGGCGGAATATCGTTTGTCCGGGTCTGCTGCTGACAAGCCGGATCTGTCCTTGGAGGCTTTGCACGATGTCCCGCGCATGGGTGAGGCCGATTCCCGTTGACGGGTTCCCGTGAGGATCGTATTTGGTCGTGAAACCGGGATGAAAAATCCAGTCGGCATCTTCCTTCGCGATACCGGTTCCGGAGTCCGTCACCTCAAAGACGAGATCGCTTTGTTTCAATTCCGCCTGCAGATGAATCGTGCCGGCGGACGGAATGGCTTCCACGGCGTTGGCGACTAAATTGTTCAAAACGGAGAGCAGGGCGTAGACGTGATCGGTCGACAAATCGGCCCGGCACGCATGGGTGAACCGGATCTTTTTCCCCAACAGTTCGGCGAATTTTTCGTTCGCGCGCATAACCATGCCGCAAAGTTCGCTGATCGGAAGCCGGCGCCGCAGCGGTTCTTGTCCGATCAATTTCGACAGGCCCGAGAAAATGCGCTGCGCATCCTTTTTTACTTCATGGATATGCTCGGCGATGACGAGGGCGGAATGGGGATCGGCTTTTTTTCCTTCCAAGAGGAGCGAGTACAGGTCATAACTCTTCCGGGTGATTTCTTCCATGTATGCGATCGATTTTTGCAAGTAAAAGGTTTCCTCATACAGCCCCGTATTGATCATCACAAGGCGTTCCAGTTCCTGTTGCCGCGCTTCCCCTATAGCGCGAAGATGCCTGATCATGAAAATATTGTACAGGCCGATGACGCTGAAGCTACGCAAAATCCCGAACAGCATCATCATCGCCACGTTCTGGTAAGTCAGCGCGAACGGTTCGCCGAAGAAATGTCGGAAAGCGAGTTCGACCGCGTTGGAAGTGAAATCCAAAGCGGCGCCAAGAAACCCGGCGCGAATCGGCCAGTCCATGTAACGGCGGAAGTTGATGATTTTGGCAAGCAACGCGAAGCTCATGTAATAAAAAGCGGCCGGCAGATGGACAGGGAGGCTGCCGGCGAAGGTTTCCCCCGTCAGCATGTCCAGGGCGATGCGGAATCCGGTCACGAAAAATCCTGTACAAACGCCGATGAAAATCGGCGAAATCGTCGTGAAGGAAATGAGTCCGAAAAAAAATACGGCGCTTCCCAATGAAAAGCGGAACGAATTATTGAACGGCGTTACTTTCATTTCCCCGAAAAATGCGGCAGCCAAGATCAGAAACACCGCGCCCAAAAACGGCTCACGCGTCGTTTTCCCCTTTGTCACACATCTTTCACCATCCCCTTTCTATTATATAACAGATGGGCGGTGAATTTTTATAATTAATTTTTCTGGAAAAAATTGCCGCTTTAGCGCTGTTTATATTCAAGCCTTCTGGAAACGAGGGACAGGGAATAATTGACGGCAAAATACATGAACGCGACGAGGAGAAAAATCGGTATCACGTAATTGACACTCCTCCCGTTAATGATTTGCGCGTGGTTCATCAGCTCCGGAAGGGAGATAACGATCGCCAGCGACGTGTCTTTCAGCAAGGAAATGAATTGGCTGACGATCGGCGGCACCATGCGGCGCAATGCTTGCGGCAAGACGATATGCCATAGCGTTTGGATATAGGAGAGGCCGGATGAGCGCGCCGCTTCGATCTGTCCTTTGTCGATCGAGTTCAATCCTCCGCGGACGATTTCCGACAGCATCGCCGATTCGAACACGACGAGGGCGGCAATGGCCGCGTAAAATTTGTCAAGCTTTAATCCCACTTCCGGCAGCGCGAAATAGGTAAAGAAAATAATCAAAAGAAGCGGAAGATTGCGGATCGTTTCGACGATGACGGCGAAAAGCTGGGAAACGCCGGGGATTTTTGTGTAGCGGATCACTCCGATGATGATCCCGAAGATGAAACTAAAAAATATGGAAATAAACGCAACTTCCAATGTCACCAAAAATCCTTCCAGCAAAAATGCGAGATGCGCCGGGGAGTATGCGCCGATAAAGTCCATTTGTCCATCCCTCCTCGTATTATCGGCTTTTGGCCAGGCGCCGTTCCAAATATCCGACGCCGAGGCTGAGCGGGATCGTCAGGACAAGGTAAAACAATGCGACGAAAATGTAAACGTCAAAGGTAACAAACGTATCCGACGAGATTAAATCGCCGAAATACATGAGGTCCAGCCCGGCAATGACGCCTAAAACGGACGAGTTTTTCACGAGATTAAGAAATTGGTTGCCGAGCGGCGGAATGACGATTTTGATCGCCTGCGGCAAGACGATATGGCGCATCGTCTGCAAATAGGTCAATCCGGACGAGCGTGCCGCCTCCGTCTGCCCTTTCGGAACGGCAAGGATTCCCGACCGGATGACTTCGGCGATAAAAGAGGCGGTGTAGACCATCAAGCCTAACGTGCCCGCAGTAAACGGATCAAAGCGGATGCCTATGGCGGGCAGACCGACAAAAAAGAAGAAAACGATTAAAACGAGGGGAATGTTGCGGATGAATTCCACATAGGCCGCTCCCAGCCAGTTCAGCGGCCGGATCGGCGCAATCCGGAAAATGGCGATGATGATGCCGATGATCAGGCTTCCGATGAGGGCAAGGACGCTGGCCTTTAACGTATTGGCAAACCCTTGCATGTACATGTCCCAATGCTCGAGCAAAATCGAAAATCGGAGCACGCTGCTTCCACCTCTTTCCTGTCTGAAGATGAAACAGATGAGCGAAAACAAGCGCCGCCCATCTGTTCTTTCCATTTATTCCTGCGGTTTTTTCCCGATCCATTTTTCATAGATCCTGTCGTACTCGCCGTTTTCTCTGATTTCCTTTAAGTATTCGTTGATGACCTGCAATAATTCCGTGTTCCCTTTGCGGACGGCGATGCCGTAGGGTTCTTCGGTAAAGGTTTCGTCAAGGACGCGATAGTTCGGGTCTTGTTTGGCCATCCCCATAAGCAGCGCGTTATCCGTCGTGAGGGCGTCGCCTTGTCCCGATCTTAGCGCCGTGAACGCCTCGGCGTAGTTTTCAAACTCCAATACATTCACGTCCGGCGCCGCTTTGCGGATGTTTTGCGCGGAGGTCGAACCTTTTGCCGTCAGTACGGTCATTCCTTTTTTCAAATCTTTCACGCTGTTGATCTTGCTGTCTTTTTTGACGAGCAACGATTGGCCGGCCATGAAATACACATCGGAGAAATCGACTTCCTTTTTCCGCTCTTCGGTGATCGTCATCGTCGCGATGATCGCGTCGATATCGCCGTTGTTCAGCATCGGAATCCGCGTTTTGGATGTCACTTCTTTTAGTTCGATTTTGTTTTCGTCCCCGAGAATTTTTTTCGCCAACCCTTTGGCGATATCGATATCAAATCCTTCCACTTCACCGGTTTCCGGATTTTTTAAACCGAACAGGTTCAAATCATATTTGACGCCGACAATCAGTTTGCCGCGCTGTTTGATGGCTTCCAGCGCGTCGGTTTCCGCCGATTTTCCCCCGTTCCCGTTGGTCTTTGACGATTCGCCGCCGCAGCCGGCCAAGGCGATGCCCAATAGCGCGGCAAGGGCAAGGGCGGCCCAAAATTTCCAAAAGGATTTGATTTTCATAATAAAACCTCCTTGTTAATGGTT from Caldibacillus debilis DSM 16016 encodes the following:
- a CDS encoding PTS sugar transporter subunit IIB, giving the protein MKKILLVCAAGMSTSLLVTKMEAAAKAKGLDVEISASAGGDLSKEVEDIDILLLGPQISFKKDEYQKKYGDKIPIEVIDPVDYGMMNGEKVLDQALKLIEGK
- a CDS encoding PTS sugar transporter subunit IIC is translated as MNLNMEGLQNKILPVATKISNNKYLSSITDGLSSVLPAILVGAICTLLNNLPWDPYQKLLDSIGIKPYLSIAVNFTTDIIALLAVYFIAMNLVRKFDMDGAIAGSFGIISFLILTPLQKVESDGTVSNLIPFTWLGATGLFVAIILGLSVGRLYVAIIKKGLIIKMPEGVPPTITKSFAGLIPGFIIIGLVLIVKFIFDCTPYGSLHQFIYTFIQTPLQGLGGSIWSYLLVMFLAHFLWLFGIHGMMVVLSVMMPIWMALDLENLNAYNAGEPLPNIVGLAFCMVYTLLGGSGATLGLNLLMLFRSKSKRYKTLGRLAIPAGICGINEPIIFGTPIILNPLLAIPFILAPLTLSILAYIATVIGLVPHLMGAQLPLGVPIIASGFLQGSWRIVILQIVLVFVATAIYYPFYKIAEKKAVEEETQGEKTN
- a CDS encoding glycoside hydrolase family 1 protein, with protein sequence MRNHPLKPFPKDFLWGASTSAYQVEGAWNEDGKGPSVMDVAEHPKEVTDFKVASDHYHRYKEDIALFAELGLKAYRFSISWSRIFPEGTGEVNQKGIDFYNNLINELKKHHIEPVVTMYHFDLPYALQKKGGWLNRETIDAYENYAKTLFENFGDRVKYWLTINEQNVMILFGELLGTVDRNAENPKKELYQQNHHMFVAQAKAMILCHRMLPDAKIGPAPNISAVYPISPQPEDVLAAHTFSSLRNWLYLDAAVFGRYNSTVWSYLEKKQAIPEIQDGDMAILKEAKPDFIAFNYYSTMTVGANLPQKVSNNKREDQQMAFEEPGFFKGHPNPNLPKTEYGWEIDPVGLRTTLREIYERYHLPLLITENGLGAQDRLEEGDVVNDDYRIDYLQKHIEQCRLALDDGVELIGYCPWSAIDLVSTHQGISKRYGFIYVNRDEFDLKDLRRIPKKSFYWYKKVIASNGEDLANE
- a CDS encoding DUF2332 domain-containing protein → MNLEMMAVRFRRFAAEECRGSSGLYEQLSLAIAEDGELLALCSFAKKGQPVPNLLFGTVHYLLLKGSGHELREYYPSLTANPRNKEEAFLPFKDFCRMYREEIISLLQSKLVQTNEVGRCAYLYPAFCHIYRTAAKPLACIEIGTSAGLLLLWDQYSYSYGTGEVFGNASSEIRIRGEIRGGNFPFMEKDPPPVSHRIGLDLHILDLSDPEDELWLLALIWPEHEERRELFFKASRLAKEAALHLIEGDGVALLPRIAGQIPADSALCVFHTHVANQIPPEGKIRLLKEMETIGKRRDVFHLYNNIADGELHLDYFINGQKVEKTIGKTAGHGRWFEWGI
- a CDS encoding response regulator, which gives rise to MPLRFFLIEDDAVVRKMLEKIIAENRLGEVVGQAEDGLDVSANQLYSVDVVLIDLLMPGRDGIQTMKKLKEEGFTGQFVMISQVENKEMVGQAYLHGVDTYIQKPINRHEVAAVLKRVAEHLSIAHSLDSIRQLLQTLDQEAETSPSHQTGQTPLEQKAQHLLLLLGIAGETGASDLLLIMRWMAEREKQGRTVHELPPLKELYTELVEKTHGPRHDKPAVQKEVRAMEQRIRRIVLQAFTHLSSLGLTDYTNPTFEHFAPRLFDFAEIRKRMNELEAGEKTTKCRINVRKFLTAFYMEIKKT
- a CDS encoding ATP-binding protein, coding for MKVTPFNNSFRFSLGSAVFFFGLISFTTISPIFIGVCTGFFVTGFRIALDMLTGETFAGSLPVHLPAAFYYMSFALLAKIINFRRYMDWPIRAGFLGAALDFTSNAVELAFRHFFGEPFALTYQNVAMMMLFGILRSFSVIGLYNIFMIRHLRAIGEARQQELERLVMINTGLYEETFYLQKSIAYMEEITRKSYDLYSLLLEGKKADPHSALVIAEHIHEVKKDAQRIFSGLSKLIGQEPLRRRLPISELCGMVMRANEKFAELLGKKIRFTHACRADLSTDHVYALLSVLNNLVANAVEAIPSAGTIHLQAELKQSDLVFEVTDSGTGIAKEDADWIFHPGFTTKYDPHGNPSTGIGLTHARDIVQSLQGQIRLVSSRPGQTIFRLSIPTGQLLRKEERK
- a CDS encoding amino acid ABC transporter permease → MDFIGAYSPAHLAFLLEGFLVTLEVAFISIFFSFIFGIIIGVIRYTKIPGVSQLFAVIVETIRNLPLLLIIFFTYFALPEVGLKLDKFYAAIAALVVFESAMLSEIVRGGLNSIDKGQIEAARSSGLSYIQTLWHIVLPQALRRMVPPIVSQFISLLKDTSLAIVISLPELMNHAQIINGRSVNYVIPIFLLVAFMYFAVNYSLSLVSRRLEYKQR
- a CDS encoding amino acid ABC transporter permease: MLRFSILLEHWDMYMQGFANTLKASVLALIGSLIIGIIIAIFRIAPIRPLNWLGAAYVEFIRNIPLVLIVFFFFVGLPAIGIRFDPFTAGTLGLMVYTASFIAEVIRSGILAVPKGQTEAARSSGLTYLQTMRHIVLPQAIKIVIPPLGNQFLNLVKNSSVLGVIAGLDLMYFGDLISSDTFVTFDVYIFVALFYLVLTIPLSLGVGYLERRLAKSR
- a CDS encoding ABC transporter substrate-binding protein, whose protein sequence is MKIKSFWKFWAALALAALLGIALAGCGGESSKTNGNGGKSAETDALEAIKQRGKLIVGVKYDLNLFGLKNPETGEVEGFDIDIAKGLAKKILGDENKIELKEVTSKTRIPMLNNGDIDAIIATMTITEERKKEVDFSDVYFMAGQSLLVKKDSKINSVKDLKKGMTVLTAKGSTSAQNIRKAAPDVNVLEFENYAEAFTALRSGQGDALTTDNALLMGMAKQDPNYRVLDETFTEEPYGIAVRKGNTELLQVINEYLKEIRENGEYDRIYEKWIGKKPQE